A DNA window from Brassica napus cultivar Da-Ae chromosome C1, Da-Ae, whole genome shotgun sequence contains the following coding sequences:
- the LOC106374284 gene encoding uncharacterized protein LOC106374284 — protein sequence MTLDQTTNPPIMESKTRHPLHQIADTPTHKLLLKQWLKEEELILNRVSHKESQIDSVRREITQLYIFFFLFHSVSLLLLFHASSSSSLSACKRTWIPSLCALVSSLGLIWAVRYKSEVESHLEKLLEREKEDAKLLRKCVEELKKKGVEFDLLKEVDALRRAKSLRVESKVAVRKWSARDFVTLFFFSVSCLVLAMIRLILCD from the coding sequence ATGACCTTAGATCAAACCACGAATCCACCAATCATGGAGTCAAAGACTAGACACCCTCTTCACCAGATCGCAGACACGCCAACACACAAGCTCCTCCTGAAACAATGgctaaaagaagaagaactcaTCCTCAACCGCGTCTCCCACAAAGAGTCTCAGATTGATTCCGTCCGACGAGAGATCACTCAGctctacatcttcttcttcctcttccactccgtctctctcctccttctcttccacgcttcctcttcctcttctttatcAGCCTGTAAGAGAACATGGATCCCTTCTCTTTGTGCCCTCGTGTCTTCTCTAGGACTCATCTGGGCCGTGAGGTACAAGTCTGAAGTTGAGTCGCATCTTGAGAAGTTGCTGGAGAGGGAGAAAGAAGACGCGAAGCTGTTGAGGAAGTGCGTTGAGGAGTTGAAGAAGAAAGGTGTTGAGTTTGATTTGCTTAAGGAAGTGGACGCTCTTCGTAGGGCGAAGAGCTTGAGGGTTGAGTCGAAGGTGGCTGTGAGGAAATGGTCCGCGAGGGATTTCGTgacgctcttcttcttctctgtttcgtGTTTGGTTCTTGCAATGATTAGGCTCATTCTCTGCGATTAG